A portion of the bacterium genome contains these proteins:
- a CDS encoding copper-binding protein: MMRKFITTLSCILFLTSMGISLFAKEGKEKGEKKEKPKVDIKHAYGEITKLDLENYSVTIKQDDGTEITLKATTEKTKEMLKNLKVGDKVKAVYFEKDGELVIGKIGIPKSDGKKEHKKEKLTQ, translated from the coding sequence ATGATGAGAAAATTTATAACGACATTATCCTGTATTTTATTTCTTACCTCAATGGGAATTTCTCTTTTTGCTAAAGAAGGGAAAGAAAAGGGAGAAAAGAAAGAAAAACCGAAAGTTGATATCAAACATGCATATGGTGAGATAACCAAATTAGATTTAGAAAATTATTCAGTAACAATAAAACAGGATGATGGAACAGAAATAACATTAAAAGCAACAACAGAAAAAACTAAGGAGATGCTGAAAAATTTAAAAGTCGGAGATAAGGTAAAAGCAGTATATTTTGAAAAAGATGGAGAACTTGTAATTGGGAAAATCGGAATACCAAAAAGTGATGGCAAAAAAGAACATAAAAAGGAAAAACTAACTCAATAA